A DNA window from Porites lutea chromosome 6, jaPorLute2.1, whole genome shotgun sequence contains the following coding sequences:
- the LOC140941608 gene encoding uncharacterized protein: protein MSLWRKILLIYMLAHQIPNTLNGTSVEPSSKPTRTPAATSVRTRTAALSLSSNLTATPTATATLSLSSNLTAPPTATAALSLSSNLTATPTATETPTETPTPIRKPAPIPKATPKPKPKLRCFLCFSENSWEHCDKTSRVIDCKPGFDEACLKMTQNEWEKKNGTKTGKVLTRYMKYCAKSEQCSDTQCKEMGWQCKVDCCTEDLCNSNAAVLTTSSHHHYIVTLILTAVVGLAAVP from the exons ATGTCACTTTGGAGAAAGATCCTGTTGATTTATATGCTCGCCCACCAAATACCGAACACGTTGAACGGGACAAGTGTGG aacctTCATCAAAACCAACACGAACGCCAGCAGCAACATCAGTCCGAACACGAACAGCAGCACTAAGCCTAAGCTCAAACTTAACGGCAACACCAACCGCAACAGCAACACTAAGCCTAAGCTCAAACTTAACAGCACCACCAACCGCAACAGCAGCATTAAGCCTAAGCTCAAACTTAACAGCAACACCAACCGCAACAGAAACACCAACCGAAACACCAACGCCAATACGAAAACCGGCTCCGATACCAAAGGCAacaccaaaaccaaaaccaaaattgCGCTGCTTTTTGTGCTTTTCGGAAAATTCTTGGGAGCACTGTGACAAGACAAGTAGGGTGATCGACTGTAAACCCGGTTTCGATGAAGCCTGTCTTAAAATGACACAGAATGAATGGGAAAAGAAGAATGGAACCAAGACAGGCAAGGTACTCACACGCTACATGAAGTACTGTGCTAAGAGTGAACAGTGTTCCGACACTCAATGCAAAGAAATGGGATGGCAATGCAAGGTGGACTGTTGTACAGAAGACTTGTGTAATTCAAATGCTGCTGTTTTGACAACATCATCACACCATCACTACATCGTCACACTCATTCTGACTGCCGTCGTAGGCCTAGCAGCTGTACCATAA